A single region of the Candidatus Gracilibacteria bacterium genome encodes:
- a CDS encoding sugar phosphate isomerase/epimerase gives MLLALSTECLKGYGLARIFQFAKDAGYNGINLAMDPADFDTCDADYVQTLVDQIGLPVLVVQAPKKTSESGVEDSVTMAKKLGVKIVIIQSPKIFDLKLIKWVKNVIPKIRQKESISIALENAASKTMLGFIPENAMNSINELKKFKHASLDTSRVAEKKEDLIRVYKALQKFLVHIHLSNVYRGKPYAAPEVGVLPLESFLAKLKQDDFQGVISLRVKPSNFHVGHREKMMESLGDSLKYCLKYLNQ, from the coding sequence ATGCTACTCGCCCTCTCCACCGAATGCCTCAAAGGTTACGGACTCGCCCGCATCTTTCAATTTGCAAAAGACGCCGGATACAACGGCATTAACTTAGCCATGGATCCTGCGGATTTCGACACTTGCGACGCAGACTACGTCCAAACCTTGGTCGACCAAATCGGACTCCCGGTTCTTGTGGTTCAAGCTCCGAAAAAAACATCTGAAAGTGGCGTGGAAGACTCAGTGACCATGGCCAAAAAACTCGGGGTTAAAATAGTCATCATCCAATCTCCAAAAATCTTCGACCTCAAACTCATCAAATGGGTCAAAAACGTGATCCCAAAAATTCGCCAAAAAGAAAGCATCTCCATTGCCTTAGAAAACGCAGCTTCCAAAACCATGCTCGGCTTTATTCCGGAAAACGCCATGAACAGCATCAATGAGCTTAAAAAATTCAAACACGCCTCCCTCGACACCTCTCGTGTGGCGGAAAAAAAGGAAGACCTCATTCGCGTGTACAAAGCCCTTCAAAAATTTCTTGTACACATTCACCTTTCCAACGTGTATCGAGGCAAACCCTATGCCGCCCCGGAAGTGGGAGTTTTGCCTTTGGAAAGCTTTCTCGCCAAATTGAAACAAGACGATTTCCAAGGCGTGATTTCCCTCCGTGTCAAACCCTCCAATTTCCACGTAGGCCATAGAGAAAAAATGATGGAAAGCCTCGGAGACAGCCTTAAATATTGCTTAAAATATTTGAATCAATAG
- the serS gene encoding serine--tRNA ligase produces MLDLALFRDNPDLIRADLKKRHRDLKTVDQVIALDAQNRENLKKVESARAQKNEASDKIAKLKGEEKQAAIAEMKKVGEEEKIAHEKQEAIQAELNALLLNFPNLTHSTTPEGPDESGNKVEKTHGKPKKFDFEVKDHVALGTNLEILNIEDAARMSGTRFAYLMGDAALLEFALMQFVIHKLVKKGFTPVIPPVLVREHAMFATGFFPADRSEIYHVNPKVDENDKDNDDLYLVGTAEVPLTMIHADKILDPEKLPLRYVGFSTCFRREAGASGKDTQGIIRVHQFDKIEMFSFCHPDKSWAEHELIRSIEEEIMTELGFAYQVLNICSGDLGYPAAKKYDIEAWIPSQGKYRELTSCSNCTDYQARRSKIRYKDAKTGKNEFIHTLNGTACAMGRTLVAILENYQQKDGSIQIPEVLQPWMGGKKEIR; encoded by the coding sequence ATGCTCGACCTCGCCCTCTTTCGTGACAACCCGGATCTCATCCGCGCTGACCTCAAAAAACGCCACCGCGACCTAAAAACCGTGGACCAAGTCATCGCACTCGACGCCCAAAATCGAGAAAATCTTAAAAAGGTAGAATCCGCTCGAGCCCAAAAAAATGAAGCGTCTGACAAAATCGCGAAGCTCAAAGGAGAAGAAAAACAAGCGGCCATCGCAGAAATGAAAAAAGTCGGGGAAGAAGAAAAAATTGCCCACGAAAAACAAGAAGCCATTCAAGCCGAACTCAACGCACTGCTTCTCAACTTCCCCAACCTCACCCACTCCACCACGCCCGAAGGCCCGGATGAAAGCGGCAACAAAGTCGAAAAAACGCACGGCAAACCCAAAAAGTTCGACTTTGAAGTCAAAGACCATGTGGCGCTCGGCACCAACCTCGAGATTCTCAACATCGAAGACGCGGCGCGCATGTCCGGAACCCGATTCGCCTACCTCATGGGAGACGCGGCCTTGCTCGAATTCGCGCTCATGCAATTTGTGATCCACAAACTCGTCAAAAAAGGATTCACTCCTGTGATCCCGCCGGTCCTGGTCCGCGAGCACGCCATGTTCGCCACCGGATTTTTCCCTGCAGACCGCAGTGAAATCTATCATGTGAATCCAAAAGTTGACGAAAACGACAAGGACAACGACGATCTCTATTTGGTAGGCACGGCCGAAGTTCCGCTCACCATGATTCATGCGGACAAAATTCTCGACCCCGAAAAACTCCCGTTGCGCTACGTCGGATTCTCCACCTGTTTCCGTCGCGAAGCCGGGGCCTCAGGCAAAGACACGCAAGGCATCATCCGCGTCCACCAATTCGACAAAATCGAGATGTTCAGCTTTTGCCACCCGGACAAATCATGGGCCGAACACGAACTCATTCGCAGTATTGAAGAAGAAATCATGACCGAACTCGGGTTCGCGTATCAAGTATTAAACATTTGCTCCGGCGATCTCGGCTATCCGGCTGCCAAAAAATACGACATCGAAGCCTGGATCCCGTCCCAAGGGAAATACCGCGAGCTCACCTCCTGCTCCAATTGCACCGACTACCAAGCCCGCCGCTCAAAAATTCGCTACAAAGACGCCAAAACCGGGAAAAACGAATTTATACATACCTTAAACGGCACGGCCTGCGCCATGGGCCGAACCCTGGTCGCCATCCTGGAAAACTACCAACAAAAAGACGGCTCGATCCAAATCCCCGAGGTATTGCAACCGTGGATGGGAGGAAAAAAGGAGATTCGATAA
- the dnaK gene encoding molecular chaperone DnaK gives MGKIIGIDLGTTNSCVAIMEGGEPTVISNIEGQRTTPSIVAYKDNERLVGVTAKRQAVTNAENTIFSAKRFIGRQYEEIEDTAKRMPFKVVKGDKGEAEIVVNGKQHRPAEISAMVLQKLKADAEKYLGETVTEAVITVPAYFNDSQRQATKDAGRVAGLDVKRIINEPTAAALAYGLDKKGGDKKVAVFDLGGGTFDVSILDLGDGVFEVLSTNGDTQLGGDDFDEVILEWLVEEFKKESGIDLKKDKMALQRLKEAAEKAKIELSSTHETDVNLPFITADANGPKHFNIKMSRAKLEDLVAHMIDRCEGPCSKAMEDAKIFNSDLNEIILVGGMTRMPAVQEKVKRIFGREPHRGINPDEVVALGAAIQGGVLKGEVKDVLLLDVTPLTLGIETLGGVATPLIERNSTIPTSKSQVFSTASDSQTSVEIHVVQGERPMANDNKSLGKFVLDGIPPAPRGIPQVEVSFDIDANGILNVKAMDKATNKTQNIVITGSSGLKEEEIQKMKKEAEIYAEEDKKKKESIETRNHAEILATQAERTLKDAGEKVPDAIKKPVEEKIKVVKDLLAKKDATPEEIQAASDALNTEIQKVGAAMYQNTGKSEPENNVNVKDMNEKDEGKNEKKDDNVVDAEVVEEEDKKEKK, from the coding sequence ATGGGAAAAATCATTGGAATCGATCTCGGAACCACCAACTCTTGCGTAGCCATCATGGAAGGAGGTGAACCCACTGTCATTTCCAACATCGAAGGGCAACGCACCACGCCCTCGATTGTCGCTTATAAAGACAACGAACGCCTCGTGGGAGTCACGGCCAAACGCCAAGCCGTAACCAACGCGGAAAACACGATTTTCTCCGCCAAACGATTCATTGGACGCCAATATGAGGAAATCGAAGACACGGCCAAACGCATGCCCTTCAAAGTCGTCAAAGGAGACAAAGGCGAAGCGGAAATCGTCGTGAACGGAAAGCAACACCGACCTGCGGAAATTTCTGCCATGGTGTTGCAAAAACTCAAGGCCGACGCGGAAAAATACCTCGGAGAAACCGTAACCGAAGCCGTGATCACGGTCCCGGCTTACTTCAACGACTCTCAACGTCAAGCCACAAAAGACGCGGGACGCGTTGCAGGCCTCGACGTCAAACGCATCATCAACGAACCCACGGCCGCAGCCTTGGCCTACGGTCTGGACAAAAAAGGCGGAGACAAAAAAGTCGCGGTCTTCGATCTTGGAGGAGGCACCTTTGATGTCTCCATTCTTGACCTCGGCGATGGAGTATTTGAAGTCTTGTCCACCAACGGAGACACCCAACTCGGCGGCGATGATTTTGACGAAGTTATCCTGGAATGGCTCGTGGAAGAATTCAAAAAAGAATCCGGAATCGATCTCAAAAAAGACAAAATGGCGCTTCAACGCCTCAAAGAAGCTGCGGAAAAAGCCAAAATCGAACTTTCCTCAACGCATGAAACCGACGTCAATCTCCCGTTCATCACCGCAGATGCCAACGGCCCCAAACACTTCAACATCAAAATGAGTCGCGCCAAACTGGAAGATCTCGTGGCCCACATGATCGACCGTTGCGAAGGCCCGTGTTCAAAAGCCATGGAAGACGCCAAAATTTTCAACAGCGACCTCAATGAAATCATTTTAGTCGGAGGCATGACCCGCATGCCCGCAGTTCAAGAAAAAGTGAAACGCATTTTTGGACGAGAACCCCATCGTGGCATCAACCCGGATGAAGTCGTGGCCTTGGGCGCTGCGATTCAAGGTGGAGTTTTGAAAGGCGAAGTCAAAGACGTGCTCCTTCTCGACGTCACTCCCCTCACGCTCGGGATTGAAACCTTAGGCGGAGTCGCCACTCCGTTGATCGAACGCAATTCCACGATCCCAACCTCAAAATCTCAAGTTTTCTCCACCGCCTCCGACAGTCAAACCTCAGTGGAAATTCACGTAGTTCAAGGCGAACGCCCCATGGCCAATGACAACAAATCTCTTGGAAAATTCGTCCTCGACGGAATCCCGCCCGCGCCCCGTGGCATCCCGCAAGTGGAAGTCTCTTTTGACATCGACGCCAACGGAATTCTCAATGTCAAAGCCATGGACAAAGCCACGAACAAAACGCAAAACATCGTGATCACCGGATCCAGCGGTCTCAAGGAAGAAGAAATTCAAAAAATGAAAAAAGAAGCGGAAATTTACGCCGAAGAAGACAAGAAGAAAAAAGAAAGCATAGAAACCCGCAATCACGCGGAAATTCTCGCCACCCAAGCCGAACGCACGCTCAAAGACGCAGGTGAAAAAGTCCCGGACGCCATCAAAAAACCCGTGGAAGAAAAAATCAAAGTGGTCAAAGATCTTTTGGCTAAAAAAGACGCCACTCCCGAAGAAATCCAAGCCGCAAGCGACGCCCTTAACACCGAAATCCAAAAAGTCGGAGCTGCCATGTATCAAAACACCGGCAAATCCGAACCCGAAAACAACGTGAACGTCAAAGACATGAATGAAAAAGACGAAGGCAAAAACGAAAAAAAGGATGACAACGTGGTCGATGCGGAAGTGGTGGAAGAAGAGGATAAGAAAGAAAAAAAATAA